The Haladaptatus cibarius D43 genome window below encodes:
- a CDS encoding acyl-CoA mutase large subunit family protein: MFDADDLEEIRRGKDDWEEETLSPTLDRFGERQEEFTTDTDGQSVDRLYTPNDVEGTDYEDDLGYPGEDPYTRGVYPTMYRGRLWTMRQYAGFGTADETNERYHYLLDNGQSGLSMAFDLPTQMGYTSDDAMSAGEVGKSGVAIDTLADMETVFDGIPLDEVSTSMTINAPASVLLAMYIAVGDEQGVPREQLRGTIQNDLLKEYIARNTYIYPPEPSMRVITDIFEFCAEETPKFNTISISGYHVREAGATAAQELAFTLGDGIAYVEAALDAGLDVDEFAPQLSFFFNAHNNILEEVSKFRAARRMWATIMEERFGAENPKSKQLKFHTQTAGSTLTAQQIDNNVVRVAYQALAAVLGGTQSLHTNGKDEALALPTEKSVRTALRTQQILAHESGAADTIDPLAGSYYVEALTDDLEAEAFDLLDTIDEKGGMPSAIESQWVQRQIQDVAYDRQQEVEAGERTIVGVNEFEVDEEPEMDIQEVTEEDERRQIESLNEVRAERDDEEVEETLAALRGAAEGDDNLMPYIIDAVKAYATVGEICNVLRDVFGEYRPGTAV, translated from the coding sequence ATGTTCGACGCGGACGACCTCGAAGAAATCCGCCGGGGGAAAGACGACTGGGAAGAAGAGACGCTCTCCCCGACGCTCGACCGATTCGGGGAGCGACAGGAGGAGTTTACGACCGATACGGACGGGCAGTCGGTAGACCGCCTTTACACGCCGAACGACGTGGAAGGGACGGATTACGAGGACGACCTCGGTTACCCGGGCGAAGACCCCTACACGCGCGGAGTGTACCCCACGATGTACCGCGGGCGACTGTGGACGATGCGCCAGTACGCCGGGTTCGGGACGGCCGACGAAACCAACGAACGCTATCATTACCTGCTCGACAACGGCCAGAGCGGCCTGTCCATGGCCTTCGACCTACCAACCCAGATGGGCTACACCTCCGACGACGCGATGTCTGCGGGCGAAGTCGGGAAATCCGGCGTAGCTATCGACACGCTGGCCGACATGGAAACCGTCTTCGACGGCATTCCGCTGGACGAAGTGAGCACGTCGATGACTATCAACGCGCCCGCGTCGGTTCTGTTGGCGATGTACATCGCGGTCGGCGACGAGCAAGGCGTCCCCCGCGAGCAACTCCGGGGAACCATCCAGAACGACCTGTTGAAGGAGTACATCGCGCGGAACACGTACATCTACCCGCCGGAACCCTCGATGCGGGTCATCACGGACATTTTCGAGTTCTGTGCGGAAGAGACGCCGAAGTTCAACACGATCTCGATTTCGGGCTATCACGTCCGCGAAGCGGGCGCGACGGCGGCGCAGGAACTCGCGTTCACGCTCGGCGACGGAATCGCCTACGTCGAGGCCGCACTCGACGCCGGACTGGACGTGGACGAGTTCGCGCCTCAGCTTTCCTTCTTCTTCAACGCGCACAACAACATTCTGGAAGAAGTTTCGAAGTTCCGCGCGGCCCGGCGAATGTGGGCCACTATCATGGAAGAGCGATTCGGCGCGGAAAACCCGAAATCGAAACAGCTCAAGTTCCACACGCAAACCGCGGGTTCGACCCTGACAGCCCAGCAAATCGACAACAACGTGGTTCGGGTGGCGTATCAAGCCCTCGCCGCGGTTCTCGGCGGGACCCAGAGCCTTCACACGAACGGCAAGGACGAGGCGCTCGCGCTTCCGACCGAAAAGAGCGTTCGAACCGCGCTCCGCACCCAGCAAATCCTCGCGCACGAAAGCGGGGCCGCGGACACCATCGACCCGCTGGCAGGGAGTTACTACGTCGAAGCACTCACGGACGACCTCGAAGCGGAGGCCTTCGACCTGCTCGATACCATCGACGAGAAGGGCGGGATGCCCTCGGCCATCGAGAGCCAGTGGGTGCAGCGCCAGATTCAGGACGTGGCATATGACCGCCAGCAGGAAGTCGAGGCGGGCGAGCGAACCATCGTCGGCGTCAACGAGTTCGAGGTGGACGAAGAACCCGAGATGGATATCCAAGAGGTTACGGAAGAGGACGAACGCCGCCAAATCGAGAGCCTGAACGAAGTTCGGGCGGAGCGCGACGACGAGGAAGTCGAAGAAACGCTGGCCGCACTCCGCGGTGCTGCGGAGGGCGACGACAACCTGATGCCGTACATCATCGACGCGGTGAAAGCCTACGCCACGGTCGGCGAAATCTGTAACGTCCTTCGGGACGTGTTCGGTGAGTACCGCCCCGGAACTGCGGTCTGA
- a CDS encoding WD40/YVTN/BNR-like repeat-containing protein translates to MTAVSPSRRGFVPFYRQYTKSWIHALATAGLTAFGMLTFVHRGFAIVAVAVYVLPPIILYFRGADVQSAESSSEASANQTTPSDATDAESSNESVETAEASESTESTEANHGKKPQWTTADTPTENTLFDTVATSNGSYAVGEDGVVLACDENAGSEWQVCLSDGAGADGRTLRGVDATEDGESVWFAGDGGSLGRLDTETGRHVDYSSPSGISDNWTDIAVSGTSDDATILLVNGSGEVLRGRYRDGDLAWDDPTKPGSGSSLCAVTLVGESVGYCCDTNDSVFETTDGGESFRKIGVDGVDGMLTDISATSQGDCAVTTDDGVLHRYADGNWTPNRLGEEELRALALSRDVSVVCCKGGLLYERTGEDSATEWERIVTSADELRGVAVGSSRGVAVGDGGSIVERAMR, encoded by the coding sequence ATGACCGCTGTCTCCCCCTCCCGCCGCGGATTCGTTCCGTTCTATCGACAGTACACGAAATCGTGGATACACGCGTTGGCGACGGCAGGATTGACCGCGTTCGGAATGCTCACCTTCGTTCATCGAGGCTTCGCCATCGTCGCGGTTGCTGTCTACGTTCTCCCGCCAATCATTCTCTACTTCCGCGGGGCAGACGTTCAGTCCGCCGAATCGAGTTCCGAAGCGAGTGCGAATCAGACCACACCTAGCGATGCGACCGACGCGGAAAGTTCGAACGAAAGTGTCGAAACGGCTGAAGCGAGCGAGTCAACCGAATCGACAGAAGCGAATCATGGAAAAAAGCCGCAGTGGACGACAGCCGATACGCCCACCGAAAACACGCTGTTCGATACCGTGGCCACGAGTAATGGTTCCTACGCAGTCGGTGAGGATGGCGTCGTTCTCGCGTGCGACGAAAACGCCGGTTCCGAGTGGCAGGTTTGCCTCTCTGACGGGGCGGGCGCTGACGGACGAACCCTCCGCGGCGTGGACGCGACGGAAGACGGGGAGAGCGTCTGGTTCGCTGGCGACGGCGGTTCCCTCGGCCGTCTCGATACGGAAACGGGCCGACACGTAGATTACTCGTCCCCGTCAGGAATCAGCGACAACTGGACTGACATTGCCGTCTCGGGAACGAGCGACGACGCGACAATACTACTGGTTAACGGTTCCGGAGAAGTGCTCCGCGGCCGGTATCGTGACGGCGACCTCGCGTGGGACGACCCGACCAAACCCGGAAGCGGGTCGAGTCTCTGCGCTGTGACGCTCGTTGGCGAATCGGTCGGCTACTGCTGTGACACGAACGATTCCGTGTTCGAGACGACGGACGGCGGGGAGTCGTTCCGCAAAATCGGCGTCGATGGGGTTGACGGAATGCTCACTGATATTTCAGCGACTTCGCAGGGCGACTGTGCGGTGACTACCGACGACGGCGTTCTGCATCGTTACGCCGATGGAAACTGGACGCCGAATCGACTCGGCGAGGAGGAACTTCGAGCGCTTGCGCTGAGTCGTGATGTATCCGTGGTTTGTTGCAAAGGCGGACTCCTCTACGAGCGCACAGGAGAGGATTCGGCGACCGAATGGGAGCGAATCGTGACCAGTGCGGATGAACTCAGAGGGGTCGCAGTCGGTTCCAGTCGCGGGGTTGCGGTCGGCGATGGCGGTTCGATAGTCGAGCGCGCGATGAGATAG